The DNA region GGGACTTGTACCTGTCCTTGTTGATGCCCAACTCGTCTGCGGAGTGCAAATTGTGATTTCAAAATGAGTTAAAAATACGTTCAAATATATAGTTTTTCAACATtggaatcaaacaaaaaaaacactcaAACTTCACAGaacatatgtatgcacatatgtGTGCCAAGTTTATGGAGCTTTGATCGGGATTAGTGGCGCGCTGTTCTGGCAGGCGTTTCTAGATCTTTTGGGTTAGTCAGCGGTTCTGTGCGTGGGTTTCTTTGGGTGGGGGGATGGGGGTGGTCTAGCTATAGGGTGCTCTACAGGATCAGGCCATGATCTATCCAACCAATCGTTGCAGCAATCCTTGGCTCGGGCGGAAATGAGAGAGTCACTCGACCAAGGCTCGAAACGAAAGCCATTGAGTGATGTGCGGCTGGGTCTTTGGACTTTTAGTGATGATCCACGAGtagagagagagcgagatacaaagagagaaagagagagacaCATACTGAGATAGAGTGCTAAGGCGAGACGGGTCAAGAGGTCATGCCACATCAAAACGGGTAAGAATCTGGCATACAAACAACAATATGTACATTGATAAATTCACCTGTATTAACTACAGTTGCAACTTGGTTTGGCTTGATCTGAACTTATTTTTTACAGTGTACTGGCGTAGGGAACTggttgtgtgggtgtggccaCATTCAAGCGAGACTAAACAGATTATTTACAGTGTATAGAGAAGTGTGGCGTGTTGGGCTGGGTGGTAAATACACTGAAACTGTCGGGGAATCGTTccaaaaatagaaatatatatatatatatataataaactgtGTGTGGGATGTTCGGGATGTACTGAAAGTGTttgtcttctttttttttcgtgggGCAGGGGAAGGTTGGGCGGGGGGAGGGAAGGAATCTGTGTGAGTTCTGTTTGTGACTTTTTTTAATATCCAGTAAGTTCGGCAAATGTCTGGTCCAAATCGTCGCAGATTGCTTTGTATTTTTCCTTCTCATTGAAGAGACGGTCTGCAAAAagcatttgtttgttgttcatttatacaaaatatatatagagataaTCAAAGTGGGCGAGAGCGAGATGTGTGGATGCGGAACGTCAATTAATGAAAGCAGCGTACTAAGTACgattattaataataaatcctTATGGCGATAAATACAATGCGAGCATTAGTTGAATCCACCGATCCGGCCGTTCGAGACGAACCAGACCAGACCACTTCCTGTGGACAGCATCTCCGGTGTCCCGTGGAGAGATACCTCCTTTGGAAAATGGCTGAGTGGATGTGCCAGGGACACAAGGACTGGGATACATACCCTCTAGCCTGTCGACCTCCTTCTGCAGGCGCTTCACTTGCTTCTCGGCGTGCTCGGCGCGCTGCTCGGCCTCCTTCAACTTGATGGACAGGGTCTTCATCTCGCGCTTGAACTCCTCCACGCGCTGGTTGGCCTTCTCCTCGGACACCTCCAGGGACTTCAGGGAGTTGCCGACAACCTAGTTAATTGCGTCGAATGAATGCTATGAATATCGGTTTGGGAGTTTGAGTGGCCAGTGCAAGACCCACCTTgagctcctcctccagctccatgATCTTGGACTCGCCGGAGCGGACACGATCCTCAGCCACCTCCAGCTCGTCTTCAACGAAGGCCAGCTTGCGGGAGACCTCGTCGGACTTGGTATCGGCATCCTCAGCCAGCATGCGGGCTTCCTTCAGCTGGTTGGTCAGCTGGTCCATGCGCTCCTCATCCTGCTGGGAACGGTTCTCCAGCACCTTGCACATGCGGTTGTTCTCATCGGCCGACTGGGTGGCCTCCAGCAGCTTCTGTTGGGCGGTGGTCGAGCGCTCCTCGGACTTCTCCAGATCCTCCTCAATCTGTTGCACCTTGCGGTTCTGGGTGGCCACCTCGGACTCGGTGGCGGTCAGGAgcttctccttctcctccagctcgGTGTTGGccttctccagctgctccttggcGGTGACCAGATCGATCTCCACCTGGACGAACTTCTTCTCCAGATCGCGCACCTCCTCGTTCAGTTTGTCGGCGCGGGAGTTGGCATCCTTGGCTTGGTTCTCGCAGGTGTCGGCCTTGTCGATGGCGTTATCCTTCTCAAGCTTCATCGCTTGCATCTTCTTCTTGATGGCGTCCAtggtgtttgtgtttttgtttttgactTACAAGGGaagaaaactggaaaaaagcACTGTGCCAAAAGATTCGAATGAGTAACTGAAACCTTTGTGACTATCTCTATAAAGGTTTTAGCATACAAATTGCTTTCGCGAAGCGATAAAAGAACCAGTTTTGCATAAAGCATTTAATATTATGTAATAAATGTATTAGTATATGTTGTATTGGAAGTATAAGCAATCATCATTGCCAAAGTATCGCAAATTCATTCTAATCTAATTGTAGTTTGTAGTAAACTTTTTCAAGTTACCAAAGAACTGTAAGtacaattcaattaaatattaaaaatcttttgaacttggaattttcttttgtctatacatttgtttttttctttcctgtGACTTTCAGAAATTTTATGTTTCCGCTGCAAGACAAAATCGGCTTTTCCAAACGATCCAGGCGCATTCTATATGTTCGCTATaggtataataaaatatatatatgtacatatacccCGTGCATATGTGTTtgtgcaataaattttaaaattaaatgtaaacaCATTTTGTTTGGCTACGCCGCCGAGCATTCAAAAGATCTCACGTAATTTTCATCCTCCATTTTCAAAACGCCCACTCAGAGTCTGAAgacgaatccgaatccgaatccgtaTCCGTCGGTGAGCTATATGTTTATTTGCTGCACGATTCGGTGgggttaaaaataaactttatatgCTTTTGCATGTGAGAAAAAATATCCAGTCCACTCGCACACATAAGCATCGGAGAAATGCTTTTTTGGACATTGTGTGCTAAATGTAATTCTAGAGTTTCCCCTATTATTTCGAAATTCTGAAACACCGCGCACATATAGCTCGCCAGCGATTGCAATTTGAAAAGTATTCAATTCTTTGGGGTCACTTGCTGCGTGGGCGTATTCGTATTTGTATTCTATTCATGATCCTATTCGTATTGGTATTCGTGTATCTATGTTGCTTCCACCCAAAGTGGGGCAAAGTCATTTATGTTGTAGTTGGCGATCTTTTGGAGGTCTTTCGATGCTCATGTGTGTTTTGCTCCCAAAATGTTCATCATATGGGCAAAGTTTAAAAGGTGATTTACGAGGTGTAAAGCATTTCCTCTATGATGAATTTGAATAACTTATAATATGTTGAGTAGCAATTTTCTTGGCCCCCCATTAAAATTGTTGGTGCTTGCCAAAAGTACTTAGATTTTCAATGAGTTCGAATATGTATCTCGAAGATGGCAAACTTTGTGGCCTTCGGAAGCATTCACGAATGGCAAGAATACTTGTTCTATAGTCCCCAATTCTGTGTGGGTGGCTATGccatgcatatatgtatgtacatatgtgtgtattcCCAGATAGATACGATATGTATCCACATCTGGGAATCGCCTACGTCTctaatatttcaaatattccAAAATATCTCTCTCGAAAACAATCTCAAGGATAAATACCTACAGTTCTCGACTGCCTTCGTTTTCTGAGATCGCGGAAAGCTAGATAGCTAGACGGAAAAGCTTTTTCGTATAAGTTTCAGGCagagttaaaaataaatgcgtatgagtgtgtgtgtgtgtgtttgtgtgtgacAGGCAGGTGTCTGTCTGCAGttaattttaaagaattttcttCGAGGAAAACTTTATCGGCCGAGTGGccgagtgtatgtgtgtgtgaaaatTGTGCGTGCCATAGGTGTGTTAagtgcatatgtatatgtgtcCCATTCGTGTGGAGCTTTCCGAATGAAGctcatttgtgtgtgtgcaaaaaaaattttctctcacacacacacagataaTCTTTGGATGGTATTGGTGCCGTCAGATTTAGTTACAAAATTCCTTATAagcgaatttttaaaatgtccGAAAATTGATCATAAGATCTCCATTTTCAAGTAGTTTAAATCGatgtttctt from Drosophila santomea strain STO CAGO 1482 chromosome 3R, Prin_Dsan_1.1, whole genome shotgun sequence includes:
- the LOC120452270 gene encoding tropomyosin-2 isoform X2; the protein is MDAIKKKMQAMKLEKDNAIDKADTCENQAKDANSRADKLNEEVRDLEKKFVQVEIDLVTAKEQLEKANTELEEKEKLLTATESEVATQNRKVQQIEEDLEKSEERSTTAQQKLLEATQSADENNRMCKVLENRSQQDEERMDQLTNQLKEARMLAEDADTKSDEVSRKLAFVEDELEVAEDRVRSGESKIMELEEELKVVGNSLKSLEVSEEKANQRVEEFKREMKTLSIKLKEAEQRAEHAEKQVKRLQKEVDRLEDELGINKDRYKSLADEMDSTFAELAGY
- the LOC120452270 gene encoding tropomyosin-2 isoform X1; translated protein: MDAIKKKMQAMKLEKDNAIDKADTCENQAKDANSRADKLNEEVRDLEKKFVQVEIDLVTAKEQLEKANTELEEKEKLLTATESEVATQNRKVQQIEEDLEKSEERSTTAQQKLLEATQSADENNRMCKVLENRSQQDEERMDQLTNQLKEARMLAEDADTKSDEVSRKLAFVEDELEVAEDRVRSGESKIMELEEELKVVGNSLKSLEVSEEKANQRVEEFKREMKTLSIKLKEAEQRAEHAEKQVKRLQKEVDRLEDRLFNEKEKYKAICDDLDQTFAELTGY